One Legionella lansingensis genomic region harbors:
- a CDS encoding ABC transporter permease has translation MYVFRRLGLHTIKFIYSLVLIFRFFGHLCHSLKDVLFGELSIAWGNMVEIIYYSGARLVIPLVFICALLGISVSQTVYILLSPFHLHHKVLPTAQNVLTHEVLPLLLGFILCIQAALHLINTRVRRYRQNPEEVILEHVWPIITGMNITSLLLYTYTVVTILISFYITFRYMLSYTTYDFMLHITSATTIYDLIYSAFKTLILCAVVSLAAGYYYYEAAVRHLSLRKAVSRIMTRSLFWLVVVSVYITFMI, from the coding sequence ATGTATGTCTTTCGCCGTTTGGGTTTACATACTATAAAGTTTATTTATTCCCTAGTGTTGATTTTTCGTTTTTTCGGGCATTTATGTCATAGCCTAAAAGATGTGTTATTTGGTGAATTATCCATTGCCTGGGGAAATATGGTGGAAATTATCTATTATTCCGGTGCCCGGCTAGTGATTCCGCTCGTATTTATTTGTGCATTGCTTGGTATATCGGTTTCGCAAACCGTTTACATTCTCCTTAGTCCTTTTCATTTGCACCATAAAGTACTACCCACTGCGCAAAATGTTCTTACTCATGAAGTATTGCCTTTATTACTCGGTTTTATTTTATGTATCCAGGCAGCCTTACATCTAATCAATACAAGGGTACGAAGGTATCGACAGAATCCTGAGGAAGTCATTCTCGAGCATGTTTGGCCAATCATCACTGGAATGAATATCACGTCTTTGCTGTTGTATACTTACACAGTTGTCACGATTTTAATAAGTTTTTATATCACTTTCCGCTACATGTTGTCCTATACCACTTATGATTTTATGCTGCACATAACAAGTGCAACCACCATCTATGATCTCATTTACTCAGCGTTTAAGACCTTAATTTTATGTGCCGTTGTGAGTTTGGCCGCTGGCTATTATTATTATGAAGCAGCTGTTAGGCATCTATCCTTAAGAAAAGCAGTGTCTCGAATCATGACTCGCAGCTTATTCTGGCTAGTAGTAGTCAGTGTGTACATTACATTTATGATCTAG
- a CDS encoding integrase, producing MGQVNMDLYLKIQRIRYQRGNRALKKRILDEFCETHHYHRKAAARLLRQLPISDKSPKKVGKKKTYDPSILLEPLKKIWLGTDQMCGKRLKRALPLWLPHYQNHYEPLAAEISSQLLTMSAATIDRLLKPVKTRYGKGLSGTKPGSILRNQIPVNTNQWNTNEVGFMEADSVAHCGASLAGDFVWSITLTDIFSGWTEMRATWNKGAHGVLGGIQDIEKNLPFEIKGFDCDNGSEFLNWHLIHYFTERDPQKAVQFTRSRPYKKDDNAHVEQKNWTHVRQLFGYHRFGNPKLVELMNDLYSNEVSLLFNFFYPCIKLIDKVRIQSRVIKKYDQPQTPYQRLMTSNGLTLAQKTKLQETFNTLDPFDLQKKIQKKLKLIFRLVNIQHVKQRKAL from the coding sequence ATGGGGCAAGTGAATATGGATTTGTATCTAAAAATACAGCGTATCCGCTATCAACGAGGCAATAGAGCGTTAAAAAAACGCATTCTGGATGAATTTTGCGAGACGCATCATTATCATCGCAAAGCAGCAGCTCGTTTATTAAGACAGTTACCCATTTCTGATAAAAGTCCGAAGAAAGTTGGAAAAAAGAAGACCTATGACCCATCCATATTGCTGGAGCCTTTAAAAAAGATATGGCTTGGCACGGATCAGATGTGTGGTAAACGATTAAAGAGAGCTCTTCCCTTATGGTTACCTCATTATCAAAATCATTATGAGCCTTTAGCGGCGGAGATATCCTCTCAACTGCTAACCATGAGCGCTGCTACAATTGATCGCTTACTCAAGCCTGTTAAAACTCGCTATGGAAAAGGCTTAAGTGGAACAAAGCCTGGAAGTATTCTCAGGAATCAAATTCCAGTCAATACGAATCAGTGGAATACTAACGAAGTGGGTTTTATGGAGGCCGACAGCGTTGCGCATTGTGGAGCATCACTAGCCGGTGATTTTGTTTGGTCTATTACGCTGACGGATATTTTCAGTGGCTGGACAGAAATGCGGGCCACTTGGAATAAAGGAGCTCATGGTGTCTTGGGGGGTATTCAAGACATAGAAAAAAATTTACCTTTTGAAATCAAAGGGTTTGATTGTGATAACGGCTCAGAGTTTCTCAATTGGCATCTCATTCATTATTTTACTGAGCGGGACCCACAAAAAGCGGTTCAATTTACTCGCTCTCGTCCTTATAAAAAAGACGATAATGCACATGTTGAACAAAAGAACTGGACTCATGTGCGTCAACTGTTTGGTTATCATCGTTTTGGTAATCCAAAGCTCGTTGAGCTTATGAATGACTTATATTCTAACGAAGTCTCCTTGTTATTTAATTTTTTCTATCCTTGCATTAAGCTCATTGACAAAGTACGAATTCAATCCCGTGTAATCAAAAAATATGATCAACCCCAAACGCCCTATCAGCGACTGATGACGTCGAATGGTCTTACTCTCGCTCAGAAAACAAAATTACAAGAGACCTTTAATACACTCGACCCGTTTGACTTGCAAAAAAAGATTCAAAAAAAGCTAAAATTAATATTTAGATTAGTGAATATTCAACATGTAAAACAAAGAAAGGCTCTTTAA
- a CDS encoding IS110 family RNA-guided transposase, with the protein MPWKSIIACKHAVFSNNEQGYKAFLKWLEQYTISPWVCMEATGHYSEGLADFLAEKGIRVSVVNPFQIKSFAKASLARNKNDRIDAKIIAQFGQRMEPRIYQSNSAEQKEIRELTKVLDMLKAQVIQLTNQLHSIRGHAAQKSLKKMIEKLEQEIKRIQQQIDELINNNQQLKEKFELLLSIKGIGKLTAYHVLARIPDIQCFQTAKQFAAYMGITPKQQQSGSLIGKTTISRLGDSRLRKALYMAALVAKRYNKSLLPFINKLQTKGKTPKTIICAVMRKLAHIIFGVLKNKQPFNENVACF; encoded by the coding sequence GTGCCCTGGAAATCAATAATCGCATGCAAGCATGCTGTTTTTTCTAATAACGAACAGGGATACAAAGCTTTCCTCAAATGGCTTGAGCAATACACGATATCTCCTTGGGTCTGTATGGAAGCGACTGGCCATTACAGTGAGGGACTGGCTGATTTCTTAGCTGAGAAAGGAATTCGTGTCAGTGTGGTTAATCCCTTTCAAATCAAGAGCTTTGCTAAAGCCTCCTTGGCACGCAATAAAAATGATAGGATTGATGCCAAAATCATTGCACAATTTGGTCAACGTATGGAACCACGCATTTATCAATCCAACTCTGCTGAGCAAAAAGAAATAAGAGAGTTAACCAAAGTCTTGGATATGCTGAAAGCTCAGGTTATTCAGTTAACCAATCAACTGCATAGCATTAGAGGTCATGCGGCACAGAAAAGCTTAAAGAAAATGATTGAGAAGCTTGAGCAAGAAATAAAGCGTATTCAACAACAAATTGATGAACTCATTAACAATAATCAGCAGCTTAAAGAAAAATTCGAATTGTTACTTTCCATTAAGGGAATAGGCAAACTCACCGCCTATCATGTGCTGGCTCGAATACCTGACATCCAGTGCTTTCAAACAGCTAAACAATTCGCTGCTTATATGGGCATTACGCCAAAACAACAGCAATCCGGATCTCTTATTGGCAAAACGACCATCTCAAGACTTGGAGATAGTCGATTAAGAAAAGCTCTTTATATGGCTGCTTTAGTTGCCAAACGTTACAACAAGTCTCTTCTGCCTTTTATCAATAAACTGCAAACTAAAGGCAAAACACCGAAAACAATCATTTGTGCCGTGATGCGTAAATTAGCTCACATCATTTTCGGTGTCTTAAAGAATAAACAACCTTTTAATGAAAATGTTGCTTGCTTTTAA
- a CDS encoding Glu/Leu/Phe/Val family dehydrogenase: MTTNIYTEALSRLDMAFSYAEIDPEVVEKLKHSKLCMKVSVPVRMDDGSLKIFNGFRVHYNDLRGPTKGGVRFHPSVNMGEMEAFAFLMTMKCAVVGIPFGGAKGGISIDPKELSPMELERLSRNYIDLIADYIGPEKDILAPDLYTNPMIMSWMLDQYSNIVRHASPAVITGKPIPLGGSQGREGATGRGAYYCIKELEKERGWNVEKTRVAIQGFGNVAQSVAELLHQDGYKIVAVSDSKGGIFQEERLDIPKIIQAKKSAKSVTEVYCKESVCEIMNAKQISKEKLLELDVDILIPAAIENQITKENVTKIKASVIVELAHSPTTVDADKILNKKGTLIVPDILANVGGVTVSYFEWVQNKYGYYWSLKKVHKELHEKISQEFKNICHLKDKYKTDMRTATYIHALNRYCDAATSQGTYSYFSNKKKK, encoded by the coding sequence ATGACAACCAATATTTATACGGAAGCCTTATCTCGACTTGATATGGCTTTTTCTTATGCTGAAATTGATCCGGAAGTCGTAGAAAAATTAAAACACTCTAAACTTTGCATGAAAGTTTCTGTTCCTGTTCGCATGGACGATGGAAGCTTAAAAATATTTAATGGCTTTCGAGTACACTACAATGACTTACGTGGCCCAACAAAAGGAGGGGTTCGTTTTCACCCTTCGGTGAATATGGGAGAGATGGAAGCATTTGCTTTTTTGATGACAATGAAGTGTGCTGTGGTAGGAATTCCTTTTGGTGGAGCTAAAGGTGGTATTAGTATAGATCCCAAAGAATTGTCTCCCATGGAGTTAGAGCGGTTAAGCCGAAATTATATTGATCTTATTGCCGATTATATTGGTCCAGAAAAAGATATCCTTGCGCCGGATCTTTATACTAATCCTATGATTATGAGTTGGATGCTGGATCAATATTCTAATATCGTTCGCCATGCTTCCCCTGCTGTTATCACTGGTAAGCCTATTCCATTGGGCGGAAGCCAGGGGCGAGAAGGTGCTACAGGGCGCGGTGCTTATTATTGTATTAAAGAACTTGAGAAAGAACGCGGATGGAACGTAGAAAAAACACGTGTCGCGATCCAAGGTTTTGGAAATGTGGCTCAATCGGTTGCTGAATTGCTACATCAAGACGGATATAAAATTGTGGCTGTGAGTGATTCAAAAGGTGGTATCTTTCAAGAAGAAAGGTTAGATATACCCAAAATAATTCAAGCTAAAAAAAGTGCTAAATCAGTTACCGAAGTTTATTGCAAGGAATCAGTTTGCGAAATAATGAATGCAAAGCAAATTTCTAAGGAAAAATTACTCGAGCTCGATGTAGATATTTTAATTCCTGCAGCAATTGAAAACCAAATTACCAAAGAAAATGTAACAAAGATAAAAGCATCTGTTATTGTCGAGCTTGCACATAGCCCCACTACGGTTGATGCTGATAAGATTCTCAATAAAAAAGGTACTTTAATTGTGCCAGATATTTTGGCGAATGTAGGTGGCGTCACTGTCAGCTATTTTGAATGGGTTCAGAATAAATACGGTTATTATTGGAGTTTAAAAAAAGTTCATAAAGAATTGCATGAGAAAATATCTCAAGAATTCAAAAACATTTGTCATTTAAAGGATAAGTATAAAACGGATATGCGAACGGCAACTTATATTCATGCTTTAAATCGATATTGCGATGCTGCTACTTCTCAAGGGACATACTCTTATTTTTCTAATAAGAAAAAAAAGTAG
- a CDS encoding VOC family protein yields MLKQSKAFSGFSVNDLEKAKSFYADTLGLNVTEEDKMGLILHLATGADIFIYQKQDHQPATFTILNFPVDNIDKAVDALTDKGIKFEQYTGELQTDQKGIFRSRSKKEPNIAWFKDPAGNILSVLEE; encoded by the coding sequence ATGTTAAAACAATCAAAAGCGTTTAGTGGATTTTCAGTGAACGATCTCGAAAAAGCCAAGTCATTTTATGCTGACACTTTAGGCTTGAATGTAACTGAAGAAGATAAAATGGGATTGATATTACACCTGGCGACTGGCGCTGACATTTTTATATATCAAAAACAAGATCATCAACCGGCTACTTTTACCATTTTAAACTTTCCAGTGGACAACATTGATAAGGCTGTAGACGCACTGACAGATAAAGGGATTAAATTTGAACAATATACTGGGGAATTGCAAACTGATCAAAAAGGGATTTTCAGAAGCCGATCTAAAAAAGAACCCAATATTGCTTGGTTTAAGGATCCAGCAGGAAATATATTGTCGGTACTTGAAGAATAA
- a CDS encoding sterol desaturase family protein, with translation MTGIFIAAGFALVLFFLERMFPLRKRKRDTFSRLTVNIAVSITTFTVAFLLIRPTTSFFLGWTARTSFGLIQWFRLTGLWEALTGFFLLDLSFYYWHIANHKIPFLWRFHNAHHIDPDLDVSTGFRFHPGEVALSTVFRAIQVALIGVSAGTFVIYEVIFQIGTFFHHSNLRFPLRLERALNLIFVTPRMHGIHHSNFRRETDSNYSVVFSVWDRLHRTIGLGVSQEEIDIGVPGYAREKDNYLKQVMILPFIHQREYWKDESGHKRLSRSEEMRRRAQWLVE, from the coding sequence TTGACTGGAATATTCATTGCGGCTGGATTCGCACTTGTTTTGTTTTTCCTGGAAAGAATGTTTCCCCTCAGGAAGCGCAAAAGAGACACGTTTTCCCGTCTGACTGTCAATATTGCAGTTTCTATTACTACCTTTACAGTTGCCTTTCTGCTTATACGCCCAACGACGAGCTTTTTTCTCGGTTGGACCGCCAGGACATCGTTCGGACTAATACAGTGGTTTAGACTCACGGGTCTTTGGGAAGCTTTGACCGGTTTTTTTCTGTTAGATCTTAGCTTCTACTATTGGCATATTGCCAACCACAAGATTCCGTTCCTTTGGCGTTTTCACAACGCACATCATATCGATCCTGATCTTGATGTTTCCACAGGGTTCCGGTTTCACCCAGGAGAAGTGGCGCTTTCCACTGTCTTTCGAGCTATTCAGGTAGCGCTCATTGGCGTATCGGCGGGTACTTTTGTGATATATGAAGTCATATTTCAGATTGGCACTTTTTTTCATCATTCGAACCTGCGTTTTCCGTTGCGTTTGGAACGAGCACTCAACCTTATTTTCGTGACGCCAAGGATGCATGGCATTCATCACTCTAATTTCAGGAGAGAGACGGATTCGAACTACTCCGTTGTTTTTTCGGTTTGGGACAGGTTGCACCGAACGATCGGCTTAGGAGTCTCCCAGGAAGAAATCGATATCGGTGTTCCTGGATATGCGAGGGAAAAGGATAATTACTTAAAACAAGTGATGATATTACCGTTTATCCACCAACGGGAATACTGGAAGGATGAGTCAGGTCATAAGCGATTATCCCGGAGTGAAGAGATGCGGCGACGGGCCCAGTGGCTGGTGGAATAA
- the metH gene encoding methionine synthase yields MKKSRNYDLLHQLLKERILFLDGAMGTMIQKHQLKEEDYRGDRFYNWECDLKGNNDLLSLTQPKIIKDLHDAYLEAGADIIETNTFNATRVAMADYKMQDYSADINYFSAKIARSSADEFTIKTPNKPRFVAGVIGPTNRTCSISPDVNDPAFRNINFVQLKDSYLESITSLINGGVDILLVETIFDTLNAKAAIFAISEYFEQNNIIYPVMISGTITDRSGRTLTGQTTEAFYNSLEHIKPLSIGLNCALGAEDLRQYIVEMSNIAECYVSAHPNAGLPNQFGEYDESPPKMAEQLKEWADSGLVNIIGGCCGTTPEHIKAIIDTIGNTPGRKIPHISVACRLSGLEALTIDSNSLFVNVGERTNVTGSAKFLNLIKSGDYEAALSVARQQVENGAQIIDVNMDEGMLDSAAAMTRFLNYIASEPDISKVPIMIDSSDWDVIESGLRCIQGKGIINSISLKEGEEKFKEQAKLARRYGAAVIVMAFDEQGQADTIQRKYTICERAYKILTKELEFPAHDIIFDPNIFAIATGIIEHNNYAVDFIEATRLIKKNLPYALVSGGVSNVSFSFRGNNTVREAINSSFLYHAINAGMDMGIVNAGQLTVYDDVPKELLDAINDVVLNTYKDSNHGTDQLLSLADKYKKNTETTVKNEVEWRKLSTNERLLHALVNGINEYIEQDTEEARVLLNSSLKVIDGPLMDGMNVVGDLFGNGKMFLPQVVKSARVMKQAVTYLYPFIEKEKLTSGKSKSNAGKVLMATVKGDVHDIGKNIVSVVLQCNGFEVIDLGVMVPCEVILKTAKEQNCDIIGLSGLITPSLNEMVHVAKEMQRQGFELPLMIGGATTSKKHTAIKIAPNYNHCVVHVNDASKAVGVAHKLANKETRIEFKKQVDIDYAKVREDFERRSNRNETMLSLEQSRENKFKTDWSKYKITIPTFTGIKVFDDFDLASLVERIDWTPFFFTWSLHGSYPKIFDNELIGKTAQKLFDDAQIMLDKIIKEKWLQAKGVIGFYPANSVDYDDIEIYSDSNRTKVIYKLHHLRQQTNKKNQHPNFCLSDYIAPKETGVIDYMGAFAVTAGIGIDKHVKRFEENNDDYSAIMLKALADRFAEAFAERMHELVRKKYWGYSSTESLSNKEIINEEYQGIRPAPGYPACPDHTEKKTLWAMLEPDKNIDLTITETYAMLPASSVSGWYIAHPESRYFGIGLIGQDQVINYARRKALTLAESEKWLEPILGY; encoded by the coding sequence ATGAAAAAATCTAGAAATTATGATTTATTGCATCAATTACTAAAGGAACGGATTTTGTTTCTAGATGGTGCAATGGGTACCATGATACAAAAACACCAATTAAAAGAAGAAGACTACCGCGGTGATAGATTTTATAATTGGGAGTGTGACTTAAAAGGAAACAATGATTTATTGTCCCTAACACAACCTAAAATAATAAAAGACTTGCATGATGCCTATTTAGAGGCTGGCGCTGATATTATTGAAACGAATACTTTCAATGCTACTCGTGTGGCCATGGCTGATTATAAAATGCAAGATTATTCTGCAGATATAAATTATTTTTCAGCAAAAATCGCACGTTCATCCGCTGATGAATTTACTATAAAGACGCCTAATAAACCAAGGTTTGTTGCAGGGGTGATTGGCCCAACTAATCGTACATGCAGCATTTCGCCGGATGTAAATGATCCGGCTTTTCGTAATATTAATTTTGTACAATTGAAAGACTCCTATCTAGAATCAATAACGTCACTTATAAACGGTGGTGTAGATATATTATTAGTAGAAACTATTTTTGATACGCTTAATGCAAAAGCTGCAATATTCGCGATTTCTGAATATTTTGAACAAAACAATATTATTTACCCTGTTATGATCTCTGGTACCATAACAGATCGATCTGGCCGGACTTTAACAGGTCAAACTACAGAAGCATTTTATAATTCATTAGAGCATATAAAACCTTTATCCATAGGTTTAAATTGTGCATTGGGTGCAGAGGATCTGCGACAGTATATTGTGGAAATGTCGAATATAGCAGAGTGTTATGTTTCAGCCCATCCGAATGCTGGCTTACCCAACCAATTTGGTGAATACGACGAATCCCCTCCTAAAATGGCAGAGCAGCTAAAAGAATGGGCGGATAGTGGTTTAGTTAATATAATCGGTGGTTGTTGTGGTACAACACCTGAACATATAAAAGCAATAATAGATACAATAGGTAATACACCAGGCCGTAAAATCCCCCATATTTCCGTTGCATGTAGATTATCAGGTCTTGAAGCATTAACTATTGATAGCAATAGCTTGTTTGTTAATGTTGGTGAGCGTACTAATGTCACTGGGTCCGCAAAATTTCTAAATTTAATTAAGTCAGGTGATTACGAGGCTGCATTATCCGTTGCAAGACAGCAAGTAGAAAACGGGGCTCAAATAATAGATGTAAACATGGATGAAGGAATGCTGGACTCAGCTGCAGCGATGACACGTTTCCTAAATTATATTGCTTCTGAGCCAGATATTAGCAAAGTACCCATTATGATTGATTCGTCTGATTGGGATGTCATAGAGTCTGGGTTAAGATGCATCCAGGGCAAGGGGATCATTAATTCAATTTCATTAAAAGAAGGTGAAGAAAAATTTAAAGAACAAGCTAAATTAGCAAGACGATATGGCGCAGCTGTGATTGTTATGGCATTTGATGAACAAGGACAGGCAGATACTATACAAAGAAAATACACCATATGCGAGCGCGCATATAAAATATTAACGAAGGAACTCGAGTTTCCAGCTCACGATATTATCTTTGATCCTAATATTTTCGCTATTGCAACTGGAATAATAGAACACAACAACTACGCTGTCGATTTTATAGAAGCAACAAGATTAATCAAAAAGAACTTACCCTATGCATTAGTGTCTGGCGGAGTGTCTAATGTATCTTTCTCGTTCCGGGGTAACAATACTGTTCGTGAGGCTATTAATTCATCATTTTTATATCATGCTATTAATGCAGGCATGGATATGGGGATTGTTAACGCAGGACAACTAACTGTATACGATGATGTACCAAAAGAGTTGCTAGATGCGATTAATGATGTTGTACTCAATACATACAAAGATTCTAATCATGGGACTGATCAATTACTTTCTTTAGCAGATAAATATAAAAAAAATACCGAAACCACGGTAAAAAACGAAGTAGAATGGCGTAAGCTTAGTACTAATGAACGCCTCCTTCACGCATTAGTAAATGGCATTAATGAGTATATTGAACAAGATACAGAAGAAGCTAGAGTCCTATTGAACTCTTCCTTAAAAGTAATAGATGGTCCATTGATGGATGGAATGAATGTCGTTGGCGATCTATTTGGTAATGGCAAAATGTTTTTACCGCAGGTAGTAAAATCAGCAAGGGTAATGAAGCAAGCAGTTACCTATTTATACCCATTTATCGAGAAAGAAAAACTTACCAGTGGAAAATCAAAGTCAAATGCCGGTAAAGTATTAATGGCTACTGTGAAAGGCGATGTTCATGATATCGGTAAAAACATTGTCAGCGTTGTACTACAGTGCAATGGTTTTGAGGTTATAGATCTAGGTGTAATGGTCCCTTGCGAGGTTATTTTAAAAACAGCGAAAGAGCAAAACTGCGATATTATTGGATTATCTGGACTAATTACACCCTCATTAAATGAAATGGTCCATGTTGCTAAGGAAATGCAACGACAAGGATTTGAATTACCATTAATGATAGGTGGCGCAACCACCTCGAAAAAACACACAGCAATAAAAATTGCACCTAATTATAATCATTGTGTTGTACACGTTAATGATGCATCAAAAGCTGTTGGTGTAGCTCATAAATTGGCGAATAAAGAGACTCGTATAGAGTTTAAAAAACAAGTTGATATAGATTATGCAAAAGTAAGAGAAGATTTTGAACGACGATCGAATAGAAACGAAACGATGCTCTCATTAGAGCAAAGTAGGGAAAACAAGTTTAAAACAGATTGGAGCAAATATAAAATAACTATCCCAACGTTTACTGGCATAAAAGTATTTGATGATTTTGACTTGGCTTCCCTTGTTGAGCGTATTGATTGGACGCCATTTTTCTTTACTTGGTCTCTACATGGTTCATATCCGAAAATTTTTGATAATGAATTAATTGGAAAAACAGCACAAAAATTATTTGATGATGCTCAAATAATGTTGGATAAAATAATTAAAGAAAAGTGGTTGCAGGCAAAAGGGGTCATAGGTTTTTATCCTGCTAATTCGGTGGATTATGATGATATTGAAATTTATTCTGACAGCAACAGAACCAAAGTCATTTACAAATTACATCATTTGCGCCAGCAAACGAATAAAAAAAATCAGCACCCTAATTTTTGCCTGAGCGATTATATTGCTCCCAAAGAAACAGGAGTAATCGATTATATGGGGGCATTCGCAGTGACTGCAGGCATTGGCATCGATAAGCATGTAAAAAGGTTCGAAGAAAACAATGATGATTATTCAGCAATTATGTTAAAGGCTTTGGCAGATAGATTTGCGGAAGCCTTTGCAGAACGCATGCATGAATTAGTCCGAAAAAAATACTGGGGTTATTCAAGCACAGAGTCTTTATCTAATAAAGAAATCATAAATGAAGAATATCAAGGTATCCGGCCTGCTCCAGGGTACCCTGCTTGTCCAGATCATACTGAAAAGAAAACGCTCTGGGCAATGTTAGAGCCCGATAAAAATATTGATTTAACCATCACTGAAACTTATGCCATGTTACCAGCATCTTCGGTATCTGGTTGGTATATTGCACATCCTGAATCCAGGTATTTTGGTATTGGTTTGATTGGTCAAGATCAAGTAATTAATTATGCTCGTCGCAAAGCCTTAACTTTAGCCGAATCTGAAAAATGGTTAGAGCCTATACTAGGGTACTAG
- a CDS encoding preQ(1) synthase gives MTEVFATYKDIDSSILIGLPNPAKEAYEIKIKVPEFTFLGMKQQPDFATIFLTMYPNEKIIELRSLKNYVYQLRSIVISYERLINVVYDHLYTTYKPARLRLVMNFNPRGGISSKLTIDSDWKIRGGADIYSKWNEHDNSWINEYDSSWINV, from the coding sequence ATGACAGAAGTATTTGCAACTTATAAGGATATAGACTCTTCAATCCTTATAGGATTACCGAATCCTGCCAAAGAAGCATATGAAATCAAAATTAAAGTACCTGAATTTACTTTTCTGGGCATGAAGCAACAGCCTGATTTTGCAACCATTTTTTTGACCATGTATCCGAATGAGAAAATAATTGAATTAAGATCATTAAAAAATTATGTCTATCAATTGCGAAGTATAGTTATTTCATATGAGAGACTTATTAATGTGGTTTATGACCATTTATATACCACCTATAAACCCGCACGTCTTCGTTTAGTAATGAATTTTAACCCTCGCGGTGGTATTAGCTCCAAACTAACCATCGACTCAGATTGGAAAATAAGAGGTGGTGCCGATATTTATAGTAAATGGAATGAGCATGATAACAGCTGGATTAATGAGTACGATAGCAGCTGGATTAATGTCTAA
- a CDS encoding DUF6580 family putative transport protein — translation MFQPRFAILVVIILLSALYRIIPHPFNFTPIGAIALFAGAKFWDKHVAVLVTLLSMLLADLYLGLYNSIIFTYLGLCSMVYIGTVIQKKESLINIVIAGVTGSLAFYVISNFGVWLLSGMYDHTMNGLAECYLLAIPFLQNSLNSTLFFSFLFFSIFYLLEQRYPLLKTGNTI, via the coding sequence ATGTTTCAGCCACGATTTGCAATCTTAGTAGTAATAATTTTGTTATCAGCTTTATATAGAATTATTCCGCATCCATTTAATTTTACGCCAATTGGCGCCATAGCATTATTTGCGGGGGCAAAATTTTGGGATAAACACGTGGCCGTTTTGGTCACCTTGCTTTCAATGTTATTAGCTGATCTTTATTTAGGGCTATATAATTCCATCATATTCACCTACCTAGGGCTGTGTTCTATGGTGTATATTGGTACTGTAATTCAAAAAAAAGAAAGCCTTATAAATATTGTAATAGCAGGAGTAACGGGCTCACTTGCGTTTTATGTTATTAGTAATTTTGGCGTATGGTTATTATCCGGGATGTATGATCATACAATGAATGGATTAGCGGAATGCTATTTGTTAGCAATACCATTTTTACAAAACAGTCTGAACAGTACATTATTTTTTAGTTTTCTTTTTTTCTCCATTTTTTATCTATTGGAACAAAGATATCCATTACTCAAAACAGGAAACACAATATGA